DNA from Rhinatrema bivittatum chromosome 1, aRhiBiv1.1, whole genome shotgun sequence:
CAGTGTTgctattttttaataaaatatgatgtagaatttttgaaaaaaaaagattcaatggACATTCTCCAGcgtatttggaaatatttttgctAATGGATTTCCTTCTTATTGGTCTCTGTTTAAACTGGCTGCTGAGGAAGCCCTCAGGGTTGATACTGTGTACACTGGGTGTCTTTTTCAAAATGCTTCCAGTGGTGAACAGCGGGTGTCCAAAGCTCTGCCGTTGCGAGGGCAGACTCTTGTACTGTGAATCCCTGAATTTTACAGAGATGCCTCGCAACCTGTCGGGCATCATGGGCTTGTCTCTGCGGTACAACAGCCTCTCAGAGCTGCACGATGGACAGTTCACAGGGTTAATGCAGCTCACGTGGCTGTATCTGGATCACAATCACATTTGCTCAGTGGAGGGGAATGCCTTTGAGAAACTGCGGCGAGTGAAAGAGCTCACTCTGAGTTCCAACAAAATCGAACAGCTGCCCAACGCCACTTTCCGACCCATGCCAAACCTGCGCAGTGTGGATTTATCATACAATAGCCTACAGTCTTTGGAACCAGATCTCTTCCATGGGCTGAGAAAGCTGACAACTTTGCACATGAGGTCCAATGCCATCCAGTTTGTGCCAGTAAGGATTTTTCAGGACTGCCGCAGCCTGAAGTTTCTAGACTTGGGATACAATCAGTTGAAAAGCCTTGCTCGCAACTCCTTTGCAGGCTTGTTTAAACTCACTGAACTACACCTGGAGCACAATGACTTGGTGAAGGTGAATTTAGCCCATTTTCCAAGGCTCCTTTCACTCCATTCTCTCAGCATACGTAGGAATAAAGTAACCATTGTTGTCAATTCCTTAGACTGGATATGGAAACTGGAAAAAATGGACCTCTCTGGTAATGAGATTGAATACATTGAACCTCATGTTTTTGAAGCAGTACCTCACCTTGAGTCCCTCCAGCTGGATTCCAATCGTCTGACTTACATTGATTCTAGAATCCTACGCTCCTGGAAGTCCCTCACTAGCATCAGCCTTTCTGGAAACATCTGGGATTGTGGCCGCAATGTGTGTGCCTTGGCCTCCTGGTTAAGTACTTTCAAGGGTCGCCATGACAGCAGCTTGCTTTGTGCCACCCCTGAGTACGCACAGGGGGAGGATATTTTGGATGCAGTCTATGCCTTTCACTTGTGTGAAGATTCTGCAGATCCAACAAGTGTTAATATCATATCCATGGCAGCTAACAATAGTGAGAAAACTGTTGATTACAGCCCCACTACAATCATCCATGATGtgcaggatactgagggagaaCGTacaacaaatattataacagtaACTATTCCTAGAGAGCAGCCAGAGAACACTGTTCAGATCCATAAGGTGGTGACGGGgaccatggcactgattttttctTTCCTTATTGTGGTTTTGGTGTTGTATGTGTCTTGGAAGTGTTTTCCAGCCAGCTTACGGCAGCTAAGGCAGTGCTTTGTAACACAGCGTAGAAAGCAGAAGCAGAAACAGACCATGCATCAAATGGCTGCCATGACAGCCCAGGAGTATTACGTTGATTACAAACCCAACCACATCGAAGGAGCTCTGGTGATCATTAATGAATACGGATCTTGCTCCTGCCACCAGCAGCAAGCAAGGGAATGTGAGGTGTGAGTTTCAGTGGGATTTAAAACAGTGTGTAACCAAATACCAATGGGCTAATGAACAGGTTCATCGGATTTATTGAGCTTTCTTGACTGCAACTTTATGAGGATCTGTCaaaattataaagaaagaaaaaaaagcagacttGCTATTTTAGCTTTATCATGTCTTAAATGTTCAGGATACTCaatcctgaaaaacaaaaacaaaaaaaaatataaaagtaaaacaTAAGATATTCCTTTGAAGATCTGGCAGGAGTATGAGAGTGTAAAAAGGTaccacattgattttttttttttgtaaactacaaagtttaaaataaaaatagcatttGCAATATACACAGACTGGTGTACAATAGCTGAATCATTATTAAAATGCAACAATGAACCTCTTTTATATGCATACACAGAGATAAAATAGACTCTTAGAAACAAAGAAGCCAGACAAGTCTGATAGATGTTGGAATTTAGGAATCAGATGACTGACTGtattgtgttttggtttttttagttgTTTTGCAATTTCTGTCAGGAAACTGGAGATAAGATGTATGAACCAGCAAAGACATTTTTTGAGCTAAACATGCCATTTAAAgtagtatatttatttaaaccAGGGATGGTTTGCCTTAATTATTTTAATGTGAGCATTACCTGTATCAACAGCAATACTAAATGGGATCTTTAAACCCTGCATGCCTATATAATTGCTGTAAAAACTGCATATGATATGAAGGGAATAATCTTAAACAGTACATTGCAGACAACAAAGTTACATGCAGCCTAATTTAAATCAAATTGAACAGTTCAAAACACTAATCCACCTCTGTTACATATGTTAAACACAAATAAGTATTTTTACATGACGGTTTTCttaatatttgcatttttttttcctttttgaaaagaTGCCAGAGTCAGAAAAACATAGCTCTTATCCTAGAAAGGAAAGATGAAAGGAAGCAGAAATCCAATTTTCAGTGGTGAAAGCTTTTTATGCTTCAGCAGTAAAATTGTGGGTATTAATCTCCACCATCCAGAAGCAGAGCTCATTCAGCATATATAGCACTGGTTACTACAGGGAACCTCTGGAAAAATCACTTTAGTAAGAACTAAGTACACAGGCATTTACCTTTCCATTAGAGGAAATAAACTAGAAATGTCCTCTTTTTATTAGACAAGAGAGTAAAACACTTAACCATAATATATTTTGCTATTTCAAAATCTAAGATCTCAAGTAGTTAGCCTTCTCGTCCTGCTTATGCATCACAGAGTTCATTagtttagttttggttttttttctggattgttttactactttttaaaatacttttttttttttttcaatcatgcAAGCCTCCTCTGCCCCAGGATCTGTTCTGCAACTTTGCCAGAGAAATGGGATTGCTGATAACGGAGGAAAGAAAGTCAAATTTTCTAAACAGAAACATTCTTTCTATTGTTAGTATGAAAAGCCTCTCTAGTCATCTTCCATGCATCCACAGATCAGCAATAACTACTATCAAGGATGACTTTGAGATCTAACAAAAAGAGATATTATATGCCAGTATTCTAGTTCAGAAATTCTGACTAGAAGCATTACGTGCCTTGGATACCTAATCAGAGCTCTCCAAATTAGTGCTATGGTAAATATTAAGAATCGGCTGAAAGTAGTTTTTGGTTTATGCTGAATAGAATATTCTTTCATGTGGGGAAGGatgggagtggggggtggggggtgggaagagggcgAGGGGGAGGGAGACAGAAGAAAATGAGATCCTTTCAGATGTAAATACTTTAAGAGATAAGAACAATCCACATGCGCCATCTACCTTCAAATGCTATAAAACAGGTTTGTGAAACTCAGTAGTCaaggagaaaaaaacccccatataTAGCACCAGTCCACATTTTGCAAAGCAGAAGGTTGCAATGAATGATTGCaccattcattttcttttataaagCAGGACCTTCTAAGAGAAATAATTCTCAGTTGTGTATGTCAGTTGATCAGATAAATGTTAAAGGGAGAAGAGGGACTGTTCCCGGAAACAACCAACAGGCTcaacatttcttaaaaaaaaaaaaaaaaagactatgacTGAATGAGACTGTTCTAACCATACCCATGATAAGAAATGAGTTGCGCTGATCCCAATAATGTATTTTTGTAagctttgttttgctttttcgcAATAAGCTGCTTAACTTCTAAATGGTAGGCTTGCAATCTTTCTGTGACAAACCATCTATTACTCAGCCAAGTGGTTATACTAACAAATGCAAGAACACTTTAAATATCAAATGGTGATGGGTAACTACGTCTTGGCTAGTTAAGACTAGAAAACACCCTTGAAAGAATTGTGGTGTCCAACCATGAGCTAGGTCTACTTTTAACACCAAATGAAAAAAAGTCATTCTGACTAGTAAAGTTATTAGGGAAAGGAAAATATTAAGAAAGCAGCAATTAAATCATGTGCGCCATAATTTACTGAAAAGAAGAATTGATTGGCCATTTTTCACTAAAACAAATATCCATtgatcttcccttcctctctcctaccTGCTACTCAAGATCCAAATGCATCTTTCCACTGGGCTACATCCATTTCTATGTCACCATAGTATCATCATCTACAGAAAGTTATCACTGCTCAGCATCTCTTAAAATGTCAGTCCAATTAATGAAGTAATTACAACACATTGGAAAACCTAGGGTGATTTGTTCCAACAGTTGACATTATCAGAGTGGCCATGTTTAATGATGCCAGTTCCTGCATGATCGTGCTGAGCCCTAATGCACATTTCTGTGCCCTAAAAacaagattttaaaaggcctgtgcatgcggttcctgaagcgcgcacatggacgtggctattttataatatgacacgttaacgcatgcatgttataaaatgcaattcctgcgtgcatgtgcacgccggattttaatgtccgtgcatgcatgtgcagggagggggcttactccatatgggggggggaggattttaaaagaattgtaCGGTGACacgattgggcctttgcccagttccctaaccctgaccCCATCCTTccaccctcttcccctctcctccctgacccctaaacctacacTAACTTGTGCTTTTATTTTGTTGAAGAACTTA
Protein-coding regions in this window:
- the LRRTM1 gene encoding leucine-rich repeat transmembrane neuronal protein 1 produces the protein MDFLLIGLCLNWLLRKPSGLILCTLGVFFKMLPVVNSGCPKLCRCEGRLLYCESLNFTEMPRNLSGIMGLSLRYNSLSELHDGQFTGLMQLTWLYLDHNHICSVEGNAFEKLRRVKELTLSSNKIEQLPNATFRPMPNLRSVDLSYNSLQSLEPDLFHGLRKLTTLHMRSNAIQFVPVRIFQDCRSLKFLDLGYNQLKSLARNSFAGLFKLTELHLEHNDLVKVNLAHFPRLLSLHSLSIRRNKVTIVVNSLDWIWKLEKMDLSGNEIEYIEPHVFEAVPHLESLQLDSNRLTYIDSRILRSWKSLTSISLSGNIWDCGRNVCALASWLSTFKGRHDSSLLCATPEYAQGEDILDAVYAFHLCEDSADPTSVNIISMAANNSEKTVDYSPTTIIHDVQDTEGERTTNIITVTIPREQPENTVQIHKVVTGTMALIFSFLIVVLVLYVSWKCFPASLRQLRQCFVTQRRKQKQKQTMHQMAAMTAQEYYVDYKPNHIEGALVIINEYGSCSCHQQQARECEV